TAATACCATAACCATGCTTATGGACAGCACGAGAGTAACCATTTGTTACTAAAATTATAATAAATGAGTTCAAGGGAGCCCCTTCCACCAGAACGCTGAACGAATTTCCCAGGTGAGCAATTCGAAGTAATGAAAACAAGAAATCTTCAGGAGCTTATGATTGTATTAGTGTGGAGGTGGATTTGAATGTGATAAGGCCTTCCATGAAGATGGGGTGCACAACGATGGCTCATGAGGCTTGATAAACCTGACGTAATGTGGTTTTAATCTTAAGGACAAATTAATCCTCAATATTTGACTTTTAGATTCGCTTCTAAATGTTTCTGAATTGCTTCTCAGCAGAGTGCAATAAGTTACACCAGGGAAAGGACCCACACGGGGTCTCGTGGGGCAACTGCCCCCACTCGATGttctaatataataataatatttctaCATATTTGAATTATATTCAATAATGAGATAGTGTTCCAATAAAATTACTCTAGATTTTCTTTAGGAAGATATTTGTCTAATCTATTTCATAGAGTGCTTAATTAttacatcaattttttgtgcaaaCACACTGTTCTCTGTTAATTATAAGATGAAATTACATATCTATACTCACCGATTTGTTATTTACCGGCATAATAtgtattaattaaaaaattataaacgtACAGGTTaagtttactaatttgtgtgcCCTCACTAATGCAAACTTCTGGATCCGTCCTTGAGTTACACCACAACCAGAAAAGGACCTGTTCAAATGAAAGATTACAAGTACCACTACTTCCCATCTACTCGtgttaaaaagaaacaaaagtatcATTCGATAACACGTGCGTTAAACATAGTTTAACAATGTATTAATCAAAGAGTGTACAAACTTTTGTACAGCAGatctatcaaaatcaaaaagcaCAAACTTGGACAACGAAGAATATTTCGTGTCAAGAAAAAGTTATTGATCTTCAAGCAACCATTTGTAAAATACCTTCTCAGAGACAAAACGTAGTCCCTTATCTGGATACTCAGCCTCATATGTCTCCCCCAATAATGGATTAAATGGCTTGCAATTTCTTCCATCTGTTGAAGAATACCCTGACACAGCAAATGCCGCTACATTAAGGATCCTCATAAGGCTATTGCCCTACACAGTTATACAAGAAGGCAATCTTTAGCTTGGGACTTCAAATATATGGAATTGCAGGCTTTAACAAAAAGAATAGGAACGATTTGTAGATCAAATAAAGTATGCAATaaacagaaaataaggaacCTAGACTCTGCACTTAACCTAACAAAAACTCCAAATCCAAGTAGCAAGACAAAGACTAATAAGTAAAAGACAGAATGAAATAAAGATTAGTGACTATTTCTGGAGGCAATAGAACAACTACAAAACTCTAATGTATGGTATTTAGTCAGATAATGGGATACTGATGAAATGACAAAGAACAACCCTACGTGTACTCTGAAACTAAGCAAATACAGCCTTAACTCAACCAACTTTAGAAGCCCTATCCAGATTATTTTGAGGAACTATTATATTACTAAATGCATAGTGGGAATTGGAAAACTCCATAAAGTCTGAGTAGTAATAATAGACACCTGTCCAACTATTGAAGGACTGCTCCCCCAATGTCAATTTAAAGGCAGTTCAACTAAACCTTAGCTTGTCAAGCACATTCCATAATGGATGACAGAATGATCCCAACGAcctttttgaatttctgaaaaatTACCCTAAGCAAACGTCGGAAATAAATTGTAAAAGCTTGCTATATTTTGAATGGATACCACTAACACATGATACAAAAGGAGAGAAGGGAACTAACAACTATGATTTCATAAAATTCATGAACAAGAAAAAGGATACAACATATCAAATAAACAACCAATGCTTCATAGTATTAAGAACCCTACCGCGCAGCTGTACATATATTAGTACCCTAAGTGAAGCAGCACGTCTCTTAGCCTTTCACTGACTTATTATTTCCATTACATTTtcgaaaagagaaaatatattACATAGTAAATAAAATCTCGGACCAAACTTGTGAAAAAAAGTGGTCCTAATCTATAGAATATGTCTTCTATTTAGAAATTATCGCAATACAATACCAAATTTATAGATATAACAAACGTCGCTCCAATTAGTGCGCGACTCCAGCCGGCTATATCCCAAAGGAATCCTACTATTTCCTTTTGATTGATTTTTATCCAGCTGGCTATTGCCTGCAGCATTTTGCcaatttttggcattttttgttACCTCCATCGGTTTttaggataattttttttagttctaGCCCCATATTTTGACTCTATCTCCTGGTAATATCCGTATAGAACCACGTCGGATTTTTCCTAAAATACAACCTAAAATAACTCTATTATCTTTATCTAAAAGAACCCGGAACATACCATTGGGAAGCGATTCAGTAATTTAAACCTTCTCAAAAATGGTAAGTGAACAAAGGCTTAGTGTTTTTCATCTTTTGGTATGGAAAACAAGAATGAGTAATTTTTGTGATTACACAGGAATTTCCTTTTGACAGATCCAACACAACTTCATCACAAGCTGTATGCCATATGATGCTCCCAGAAAACCAACAGCAGATGGGAAATGTCTGAAACATAGTTATCTGAACTAACTGGTATCATACTAACTTAAGTAGCTACGAGTTCCAAACAAACACGAAGTTCGAAATCAATTATTCCAAAGAAGCAAGAGTCACAGTAATATACGGAAAACAAACTCACCATTTTACCCCACTCATATGCTCGGTCAAGGAGATATGAGTATTCAAGATCTTCAAAACATTTCTGTAAAGAAGAGATAGGCTCATTGAAATATACTGGAAGACAAACTTTAGTGAGATCCTTCCCAATGTTATCTTTGATCATTGACCACAGACTAACTCCATTCTCTTTTTCAACTGGATCGGGCAATCTCTTACGCCGCCTAACATGAGGATGATTAGTTCCAACAGATCTAATGCAAGAATCAATACCATCGTCAGAATCAAGATCCACATCATCCTCAGAATCAAATGATGACCTCCGAATGTCAGATCCATTACTTCTAACAGAACTTGATGAGAGATAATCACGAGTATCAAAAAATGCATTATTGTCATCATCTGTCTCTTCCTCCATGGCATCGTGTATGTCATTGTCATCATCAGATTCACTTGGGCTTCCATCTGAAAAATAACTCgaagaaaccaaagaaaaataagaatcaaTACAGTAgaagaattatttattttttctaaaaggTGCTTTCAGCGCGATATTGACAGGGAGGTTTCATCAAAATACCACTGTATTTGTCTTGCTCTAGTCTGGAGGAAGTCTCTTGATCTTTTGACTGTCTTTGGCTCTCATCAACAACTGTGTTCTCCAAATCTACCTTTTCTGTCTAAGAAAGCAAACATATAGAGGTTAATCAGTCATTTTACTTCAAAAGAGAACAACAACATAGCAAAACACATCTTTAAAAAGTCCGCTGATTATATATCACATGGGCAACTTGTTAACCCGCTAGTAGTTCCATCTAAACATGTAGATTTTTCTGCAAACTGCGAAGATGCTGCAGTCAATACAAAGCAGAAATCCTAGAAGGATAACTAAGTTTTTGCAATGCCTCGGCATCAGGTATTCACATAAACTAAACAATACTAGaaacttaaaagaaaatttgaagagCATATAAAGAAATTCATACAGTCAAGAAGTTATAGCCAATAGCTATGACAGAAACAATTAGAAGCACTTCCTGAAAAGTCATCGTGGAATCAAAGCAACAGGAATTAAAGCATAATGTCGCTCCGAACAGACAACAAAGGAAGTATGATGGGTAGTACAAAAAGGGTGATTTCCAAATAACAATCATCAGTTTTCATCTCTTGTCTTCTTTATTCTTTCTCTTTTTGGTAACTATTGTAAACTTCCTTGGCAGATGAGCTTATGTTGATATAGTAATGCATTGACAGTAATACATGATGCAATCAGGCGCATCTTTATGAGAACTGATTGAAAATGTTGGCAGCAAAAATATCCCTGTAGGCTTGTTCTTTAAATACATTATCTCGAAAAAgactttcttttctctttaaaAGCAGAGGGAACGAATAAAGGGCGCGTAGGTAAAACCTACGGAAATATAGAGTACATAAGACAGTTTTGGTTCTCTGCTTACCCACCTAGCTTCCTAAACCAAGGTAGGGTTCATAAGCAATCCAGATTCTCTCCAATGAAGTAcatttttgcatattttttgcgaaaaaaaaaaactttttcagcAGTTATTGGACGGAGATGAAGATACATAGAATGTGTAATGAAGTACGAGAAGGACCACAACAATTCACTAATGAGAGAGAAAATCGCTAATCATCAGTTCACTATAAACAGCAGCAAATGGAATACAACTTCGCAGTATTATCCATTTTGGATTAAGACagtccttttttcctttttggtgtgaTTGGATTTGAACAAACCGTTTTAGTCCTTGAGATGGTGggaacaaaaaaatggtggTGCAAAATGAAACATAGAAGATTATGAGCTGTAGTACATACTTCCAACTGGCGCATTGTGTCAAGGAGTAGAAGCTGCTTCTGCTTAAGCAGGAGTAGATGATTGCGTAAAGCGGAGAACTCGCTCTTCATGATCTGCTCACTGTCCTGAATAGCGGCCTCAGTCACGCCCTCCTCCAACAGCCTCTGCCTCAACTTATCAGTGGAAAGAGCCACCGAATTGCCCATCTGCGCCATGAGCTCGCTGTTGGACATACGTGGGAACATGTCCTTCACCGCCTGCAATGCCTCCATCCACATCCCCCTATCCTCCCGCGTCTCCGCCCTCAAATGGAGCCTCTTTGTCCCAGTGTATATCGAAAACCTCTTATCATCTGATCTGCTCTCTCGTATCGATGAAACCTGACAGcaaaaccaaacccaactaagCCCGGTGTCTGTCTCAATCAATTGAGATCGGCCCATTTTGGCCACTCTGCTATGTCGGTGCTATATCCTAACAAATTGAGTTGAGCAAATTGACTATATAACATTTGCTTGATTAAGAggttaaaaaaaaggagaacCTTGAGATGGATTTCACCAAAGGGTTTGCGGCGAAAAGGGAGTGGCTGAGAATGGGGGCGGCGGGTGATGCGGCGGAGGGAGTCTTGACCGATGATTTTACAGCCTTTCTCGGTTTGTtgattgatgatgatcttgtcAGGGCCGTGGATCTTGTAATAGGAGAGAACACCATCTTGAAGGAGGAACCACCTGGGTCGCCATCCCTTGCCGTAGTTGACCCACTTGTACAGAATCCCCGATATTCCATTCCCGACGATGTCGTTGATCCGAACCGACGGCAGCCTCGATAGAGATTCAGACGCCGATCGCTGGATCAAGCGGTGGTTGGCTGGCTTGGCGGTGGTGGACGACGAAgatccgccgccgccgccgcgggtggtggtggtgctgctACTGATGTTCCTCCTGTGTGTAGCGGAATGCGACCGGTACGACGGCGTGGACGGTGGGTGCGGCATGTTCAGCAGCTCCGCCAACGCCCCCGAATGGGAAGAAGAAGTCGCCACGGCAGGGTCCCGCTGGCTTGCTGTGAAGCAAAATGGATGCATTCGATtctgattttgattttattcatTTGAATTGAATCATTGGAAAAAGTATATCATCAGATCACTCGCGCATTTCAAAACCGATGgttattagagagagagagagagagagtggttcaCCGGGAAAATCTGCTTGATATAGTTAATACTACAAAAATAGTTGGATATGTtctttatatgtatatatatatttttaaactccAAGAAACAGAAAATACTAGTACTAGTTTGAATGGGTGTGTGCCGGCGCCTTTTTCTATTCGATGAAATAAAGAATTTATCTGCAGAGAAAAGTTGGTTTACCTCCCAAAATTTTGGCTGAAAAATTACTCCTTGTGTTTTTCAACTACTCACACTAttaattggaattggaattggagtAGTACAGTACATGTATACTAGTATATTTAGCGTGATTTTTGTGTAATTAATGGTCTGGAAGAATTGCTAGAAAAGAAACTAacaaaagacagaaaataagTGCACTGCCTGCCCGCGGAGATTGAGGAACTCGGAGTCGGACGGCAGGGCAATGGATAGGAGACCAGGAGTATATATATTGGAGTATATAGTAGGGACAGAGCCCTCTCAGTACTTGGCGTTGCATCCACGATGCAGTCTCTATTCATCAAACCAAAATCAACATGGATTGGAGACTGCTTGCTTTTACCTAATGTTaacttccccccccccccccattcaACTCATACTGACTGTCCACTATTGCACCAGGGAGGGAGGTTGACCAAGTTTGTGCTTAATTCACCGAGACCCCACTCAAACTCAAGCTTGTTAGCAAGCCTTAACGAGTACAAAAATCATGTACTCCACTATTTTTACTTGTATATAAGTTTGGAGTCACAAATAGATTTTTTATTATCTACATACATATATAACTTCCTACATATAAaagattataacaaaaaatgtaCTGGTACTTACTCATACAAGTTAGTGGTATATGTAAACGTTTATACATATTTGAGTTCTAAAATCTTCATTATGTACACATCTGAGGTTATATGTGTAGGAGATATAAGTTTACATGTAGTCAAGTTCATAAATGAAGTTTTCATTAGATAGCCTAGACACGCCGAATATTGTTAGGCTCATGCTCGCAGTTCATTTATCAAAAGGAGCCTAAAATTGGGAATCCCTGTACCCCAATCCGGACAAGGGCCTGTCCCACTCCTCTCggccgttgatctcgcaaatcaacggttgagatgtgccgagcacttttttctccaaaacgacgtcgtttttgcTCGGGGCacatctcagccgttgatttgcgagatcaacggccAAGAGGGGTGGGACAGGCCCTTGTCCGGATTGGGGTCGAATAGGGGATCCGGCTCCCTAAAATTGAGGCTGACCcacaccccaaaaaaaagaaaaaaaaaaggctcaaaAGCAATGAGATTCGCTTAAGGGAGACTTTAATGGAGTaggtaattttgtacttttgcaCCTAAAAACTCTCGGACAGTTCATAAGTGCTTCTGCTTAGGAAGCAGGAGATGATTATGTAAAGCGGAGAATTCCCTCTTCATAATCTGCTCACTGTCCTGAATTACAGCCTCTGCCTCTTCTTATCAGTGGAAACAGCCACGGTATTGCCCATCTGAGCTATGAACTCGCTGCTGGACATGCGTGGGAACATGCCCTTTACTGCCTGCAATGCCTCCATCCACACCACCCTATCCTCCAGTGTCTCCGCCATCAAATGGAGCCTCAAATGCGTGGGAACATGTGTTGTGCGTATGTGtccttttttttcaataacccCTCTTGTGCTcattgagaaaataaaaggaatcaAGTACATTTGAGCACGGCAAACACAACAAGAGTAACTTAAACAGCCTAAATTACTGCCGTCGTCGGACAGAACCACTACTCGATAAGCACTAGAGCCCAGACCATTTCACTCATTCCTACCAAAAGCGAGTTTATTCACCTGAATAAGTTTCACTATTCTCTTTACAGTAGTAATAGCAAGCTTCAACATATTTGACACCAAAAATTGCAATAAGTTACATTTATCTTATTGATTGATCAATAAAGAAGGTAAGGTAACCAAAACACCTTAAACAAATTGCCAAAAACCAAGTCTTTGCAATAATGACATAACTAACTGGCTTGTGCAAATCTATACTACTTTACACTTACATAATGATACATCTCCATCCTCTACTGCTTTTATCATTAGAAGGGATAGCTCATATTCTGGGATGAAACCAAGCATGAATCCGTGGCTTTACAATCCTtcgcaaaacaaaaaagaaaaacgggtGTAAAACGGAATTATATACATCTACAGCAGCCTCAAACATTTAGGCATCACCATCATGCGATAAGAAGGGCGTCCTTTACCTTCTAGAACAAACAATTTTACACAAGCACAAACCAATTAAGGACTGATACTACCTACCTAGGACCTGATACTTGCTGTGATGAAATGTAAGAATAGGAGCCGCTTGAACTGCTATTATAGGGTCCATTTACTTGTGGGAGCAATACAAACTCATTCTGTTCACTATACCCTTCTATTCTTGACGCCTCGGTGAATCTCTGGCCAAAGAACCGCAAAAAATTGAGCGACTCTACCTGCGGCACACCTAATGGATGTCCACCTTCCAACATACCAACAACATTAGTCATGCTTGGCCTTATCATTGGCTCTTCGTGCACACAACACAATGCCACTCGAACTAGTTTTCCCACCTCCTCGCTTGTTACCCTTCCCTCAAGCCTTGGATCTGCGAGCTCCAAGTACCGCCTTTGCTCGTGCATTTCCAATGCCAATAGTGGGAAATAAATTGATGAGGGAGATGGTGATTGGCCATTTCCACTGAGGCTAGAATTATCTGCCCTTGAAGTTCGTGTTTGGAGTGAGCAGTTCTTCCTCCCTCTGATTATTTCTAGTAAAACCATTCCGTAACTGTAAACATCTGACTTATCAGTGATTGCAGAGTTAGTTAGCCATTCGGGTGCTAGATAGCCTCTAGTTCCTCTCATGGT
This DNA window, taken from Rhododendron vialii isolate Sample 1 chromosome 8a, ASM3025357v1, encodes the following:
- the LOC131297992 gene encoding oxysterol-binding protein-related protein 1C-like isoform X1; amino-acid sequence: MHPFCFTASQRDPAVATSSSHSGALAELLNMPHPPSTPSYRSHSATHRRNISSSTTTTRGGGGGSSSSTTAKPANHRLIQRSASESLSRLPSVRINDIVGNGISGILYKWVNYGKGWRPRWFLLQDGVLSYYKIHGPDKIIINQQTEKGCKIIGQDSLRRITRRPHSQPLPFRRKPFGEIHLKVSSIRESRSDDKRFSIYTGTKRLHLRAETREDRGMWMEALQAVKDMFPRMSNSELMAQMGNSVALSTDKLRQRLLEEGVTEAAIQDSEQIMKSEFSALRNHLLLLKQKQLLLLDTMRQLETEKVDLENTVVDESQRQSKDQETSSRLEQDKYSDGSPSESDDDNDIHDAMEEETDDDNNAFFDTRDYLSSSSVRSNGSDIRRSSFDSEDDVDLDSDDGIDSCIRSVGTNHPHVRRRKRLPDPVEKENGVSLWSMIKDNIGKDLTKVCLPVYFNEPISSLQKCFEDLEYSYLLDRAYEWGKMGNSLMRILNVAAFAVSGYSSTDGRNCKPFNPLLGETYEAEYPDKGLRFVSEKVSHHPTIVACHCEGRGWKFWGDSNLKSKFWGRSIQLDPVGVLSLEFDDGEVFQWSKVTTSIYNLILGKLYCDHYGTMHVQGNRDYSCKIKFKEQSIIDRNPHQVQGIVQDKNGKKVATLLGKWDESLHYFNGDCSGKGKGSDLSEAHLLWKRSKPSRFPTRYNLTRFAITLNELTPGLKEKLPPTDSRLRPDQRYLENGEYGMANSEKLRLEQRQRQSGKMQERGWKPRWFAKQKGNSDAYCFIGGYWEAKEEGRWESCPDIFGQVPTDIQIF
- the LOC131297992 gene encoding oxysterol-binding protein-related protein 1C-like isoform X2: MHPFCFTASQRDPAVATSSSHSGALAELLNMPHPPSTPSYRSHSATHRRNISSSTTTTRGGGGGSSSSTTAKPANHRLIQRSASESLSRLPSVRINDIVGNGISGILYKWVNYGKGWRPRWFLLQDGVLSYYKIHGPDKIIINQQTEKGCKIIGQDSLRRITRRPHSQPLPFRRKPFGEIHLKVSSIRESRSDDKRFSIYTGTKRLHLRAETREDRGMWMEALQAVKDMFPRMSNSELMAQMGNSVALSTDKLRQRLLEEGVTEAAIQDSEQIMKSEFSALRNHLLLLKQKQLLLLDTMRQLETEKVDLENTVVDESQRQSKDQETSSRLEQDKYSDGSPSESDDDNDIHDAMEEETDDDNNAFFDTRDYLSSSSVRSNGSDIRRSSFDSEDDVDLDSDDGIDSCIRSVGTNHPHVRRRKRLPDPVEKENGVSLWSMIKDNIGKDLTKVCLPVYFNEPISSLQKCFEDLEYSYLLDRAYEWGKMGNSLMRILNVAAFAVSGYSSTDGRNCKPFNPLLGETYEAEYPDKGLRFVSEKVSHHPTIVACHCEGRGWKFWGDSNLKSKFWGRSIQLDPVGVLSLEFDDGEVFQWSKVQGIVQDKNGKKVATLLGKWDESLHYFNGDCSGKGKGSDLSEAHLLWKRSKPSRFPTRYNLTRFAITLNELTPGLKEKLPPTDSRLRPDQRYLENGEYGMANSEKLRLEQRQRQSGKMQERGWKPRWFAKQKGNSDAYCFIGGYWEAKEEGRWESCPDIFGQVPTDIQIF